One window from the genome of Moraxella nasibovis encodes:
- a CDS encoding histone deacetylase family protein — protein MFKVAHYPEFTLPLPDGHRFPMAKYELLPKKLIADGIAKPSQFFTPRMATVDEVLTTHTAEYWHALDSLTLSAKDCRKIGLPMSKELIDRERLVVGATIQCAKYALTDGIALSTSGGTHHAFADSGEGFCILNDVCVASNVLLKEGLAKRILILDLDVHQGNGNASIMEENASVFVMSMHGEKNYPYHKPKSDLDIGLADGVGDDEYLSLLKYHLPKVLDDLKPDFVFYQAGVDVLADDRLGRINLTMNGLYERERYVVETMYHRQIPMAVTMGGGYAPDIDVIVQGHSVVFGVAGEVFIRSTAEC, from the coding sequence ATGTTCAAGGTCGCCCATTACCCAGAGTTTACTTTACCCTTGCCAGACGGACACCGTTTTCCGATGGCAAAATATGAACTTTTGCCCAAAAAACTGATTGCGGACGGTATCGCTAAGCCTTCCCAATTTTTTACCCCAAGAATGGCAACGGTTGATGAAGTTTTGACCACGCACACGGCAGAGTATTGGCATGCACTCGACAGCCTGACTTTGTCCGCCAAAGACTGTCGTAAAATTGGCTTGCCAATGAGCAAAGAGCTGATAGACCGAGAACGGCTGGTCGTGGGAGCAACCATACAATGCGCCAAATACGCCTTGACGGACGGCATCGCCCTTTCCACCTCAGGCGGGACGCACCACGCCTTTGCTGACAGTGGCGAAGGCTTTTGTATTCTAAACGATGTCTGTGTGGCGAGCAATGTGCTGTTAAAAGAAGGGCTTGCCAAACGCATTTTAATCCTTGATCTGGATGTGCATCAAGGTAATGGCAATGCGTCCATTATGGAGGAGAATGCGTCCGTCTTTGTAATGAGTATGCATGGCGAGAAAAATTATCCCTATCATAAGCCTAAGTCGGATTTGGACATTGGTTTGGCGGACGGTGTGGGCGATGATGAATATTTAAGTTTGTTAAAATATCATCTGCCCAAAGTGCTTGATGACCTTAAACCCGATTTTGTCTTTTATCAAGCAGGGGTGGATGTCCTTGCTGATGACAGGCTTGGGCGAATCAATCTAACGATGAACGGACTATACGAGCGAGAGCGGTATGTGGTAGAGACGATGTATCATCGGCAAATTCCAATGGCGGTAACAATGGGCGGCGGCTATGCCCCTGATATTGATGTGATTGTACAGGGGCATAGTGTGGTGTTTGGGGTGGCGGGGGAGGTTTTTATAAGATCAACGGCTGAGTGTTAA
- the ccmA gene encoding heme ABC exporter ATP-binding protein CcmA, with the protein MNSSNQSSAMPSIITLDGIDVQRGDFVLCQAVSLTLSAGEVCHLVGENGLGKTTLLSQVAGLLPIMTGRVVYHQPDIRPVYVSHQLGISGSLTVEQNLHFLLSLYGIDADREIIDFALDQVGLYGLHDVSSVQLSAGQMRRVGLSRLFVMTPDESPFWLLDEPLTALDVSMVARIETRISEFASMGGAVLMTSHQQIGAKTSVLDLAEFAL; encoded by the coding sequence ATGAATTCATCAAATCAGTCGTCCGCCATGCCAAGCATCATCACCTTAGACGGCATCGATGTGCAGCGAGGTGATTTTGTGCTGTGTCAGGCGGTGAGCTTGACGCTGAGTGCTGGGGAAGTGTGTCATTTGGTCGGTGAAAATGGACTGGGTAAGACGACGCTTTTGTCGCAGGTGGCGGGACTGTTGCCCATCATGACAGGTAGGGTGGTCTATCATCAGCCAGACATCAGACCTGTCTATGTGTCGCATCAGCTTGGTATCAGTGGCAGTTTGACTGTCGAGCAGAATTTGCACTTTTTGTTGTCGCTGTACGGCATAGATGCAGACCGTGAGATCATTGACTTTGCACTTGATCAGGTGGGACTGTATGGGCTTCATGATGTGTCGAGCGTGCAGCTGTCAGCAGGGCAAATGCGCCGTGTGGGGCTGTCTAGACTGTTTGTGATGACGCCTGATGAGTCACCTTTTTGGCTGCTCGATGAGCCACTGACGGCGCTTGATGTGAGCATGGTGGCACGCATTGAGACTCGCATCAGTGAGTTTGCCAGTATGGGCGGTGCGGTGCTCATGACCAGTCATCAGCAGATCGGCGCTAAGACGAGCGTGCTGGATTTGGCGGAGTTTGCATTATGA
- a CDS encoding heme exporter protein CcmB, whose protein sequence is MMKHPFKTMLVREWQIKRQGAVQWLFPLMIFLIIITLFPLAVGSEPELLLRLAPSAVWIAALLSLVMGVDELFKADLENGTLAQIVVSDAPLSVWVLARLLIHWLFSAGFVAVLALLAAPLFKMPLNETLMLMLSIVVGSPLMLMLSAIASSLTLSLKNGAVLVPLIALPMQLPVLIFATGAVDLYATGLNGLPTLALLGAMSIVSVIVTPWVVAQTLKMAWSH, encoded by the coding sequence ATGATGAAACATCCTTTTAAGACCATGCTGGTGCGTGAGTGGCAGATCAAGCGCCAAGGGGCGGTGCAGTGGCTGTTTCCTTTGATGATTTTTTTGATCATCATTACGCTATTTCCGCTGGCGGTGGGCAGTGAACCTGAGCTTTTGCTGCGCCTTGCACCTTCGGCGGTGTGGATCGCTGCGCTGCTGTCGTTGGTGATGGGGGTGGATGAGCTGTTTAAGGCGGATCTTGAAAATGGCACGCTGGCGCAGATTGTGGTGTCCGATGCGCCTTTGTCTGTGTGGGTGCTTGCAAGGCTGTTGATTCATTGGCTGTTTAGTGCAGGCTTTGTGGCGGTGCTTGCGCTTTTGGCGGCGCCGTTATTTAAGATGCCACTAAATGAGACGCTCATGCTCATGCTGTCTATCGTGGTGGGCTCACCGCTCATGCTCATGCTTTCTGCCATCGCCAGCAGCCTGACTTTGAGCCTTAAAAATGGCGCTGTATTGGTGCCGCTGATCGCCTTACCGATGCAGTTGCCAGTGCTGATTTTTGCGACAGGGGCGGTGGATTTGTATGCCACAGGCTTAAATGGACTGCCGACGCTTGCTTTGCTTGGGGCGATGAGCATTGTCTCGGTCATCGTCACGCCTTGGGTGGTGGCGCAGACCTTAAAGATGGCGTGGTCGCATTAA
- a CDS encoding DUF2799 domain-containing protein, which produces MKKSLLFTAFIIGATITGCATTQSSFQTSDCQTADWKQIGITDGTHGRNAQRILSHQKTCQKSGVTPNIALWEEGRQIGLKNYCTKANAYDLGRHGYTLTGVCEDNLDELHHANMMGLEQYHLHRRIHRPYYGHPFGHSPFFAPWYW; this is translated from the coding sequence ATGAAAAAATCACTGTTATTCACCGCTTTTATCATCGGTGCTACCATCACAGGCTGTGCCACCACACAATCATCATTTCAAACAAGCGACTGCCAAACCGCCGACTGGAAACAAATCGGCATCACCGATGGCACACACGGTCGTAACGCCCAAAGAATCCTAAGCCATCAAAAAACTTGCCAAAAATCAGGCGTTACGCCAAACATCGCCCTATGGGAAGAAGGTCGGCAAATCGGGCTAAAAAACTACTGCACCAAAGCCAATGCCTATGATCTAGGCAGGCACGGCTACACACTCACTGGCGTCTGCGAAGACAATTTGGACGAATTGCACCACGCCAATATGATGGGGCTTGAGCAGTATCATCTCCACAGACGCATACACCGCCCTTATTATGGTCATCCTTTTGGTCATTCGCCATTTTTTGCGCCTTGGTATTGGTAA
- a CDS encoding APC family permease: MSTPVNNVAKLQRNLGLWHVIIIGLAYIQPMTLLDTFGMVSRDSGGHVPMSYIFALIAILLTSISYGHMIRAYPSSGSAYTYTQRSINPSMGFMVGWSSWLDYLLSPLVNIILAVIYLNALFPAVNSWVWVIGLTALMTGVNLFGSKIVAYFNSWIVFVQLAVIAVFVFLTYNALSAGQNADGIISPDNAYHLWSMAPFWDSMTSVGALITGATILCFSFTGFDALSTLAEETKDAKRVLPKAMILTTLIAGIVFIISTYFMQIYFPNSPETYFELVDETQPEILEAVGGAAFKAAVLGFAIVTVMASGISAHAGVSRLMYVMGRDGVISKNIFGKIHPKFLTPVNNILIAGAVALTAGFITLEAVVNLISFGALTAFSFVNLSVIFHYAFRNKLIQSGKDVFNYIVIPVAGFISVFLMWLEVDSTTFKVGLFWAAIGFVWLGIKTGGFKKPVPQFKEEDV, translated from the coding sequence TTGAGTACACCTGTTAATAATGTTGCAAAGTTGCAACGAAATCTCGGTCTTTGGCATGTGATCATCATTGGTCTTGCCTATATCCAGCCCATGACGCTATTAGATACTTTTGGTATGGTATCTCGTGACAGCGGCGGTCATGTACCGATGTCTTATATTTTTGCCCTGATTGCCATTTTGCTGACTTCGATTAGCTACGGTCATATGATCCGTGCCTATCCTTCATCAGGCTCTGCTTATACTTATACTCAGCGCTCAATCAACCCATCAATGGGCTTTATGGTCGGCTGGTCAAGCTGGCTTGACTATCTGCTGTCGCCACTGGTCAATATCATCCTTGCCGTGATTTATCTAAACGCACTATTCCCCGCCGTAAACAGCTGGGTATGGGTGATTGGCTTGACAGCGCTGATGACTGGCGTCAACTTGTTTGGCTCAAAAATCGTGGCGTATTTCAACAGCTGGATCGTATTTGTACAGCTGGCGGTGATTGCGGTGTTTGTATTCCTAACCTACAACGCCCTATCAGCAGGTCAAAACGCAGACGGCATCATCAGCCCAGACAACGCTTACCATCTGTGGAGCATGGCACCGTTCTGGGACAGCATGACTTCTGTGGGTGCGCTGATCACTGGTGCGACCATTCTATGTTTCTCATTCACAGGCTTTGATGCGCTATCGACGCTTGCCGAAGAGACCAAAGATGCCAAACGAGTGCTACCCAAAGCGATGATTCTAACGACGCTGATCGCAGGTATCGTGTTCATCATCAGTACTTATTTCATGCAAATCTACTTCCCAAACAGCCCAGAGACTTATTTTGAGCTGGTAGATGAGACTCAGCCTGAGATCCTAGAAGCGGTCGGCGGTGCAGCCTTCAAAGCAGCCGTTCTTGGCTTTGCCATTGTCACTGTGATGGCGTCTGGCATCTCTGCTCACGCTGGTGTGTCTCGCTTGATGTATGTGATGGGTCGTGATGGCGTCATCAGCAAAAACATCTTTGGTAAAATCCATCCAAAATTCCTAACCCCTGTGAACAACATCCTAATCGCAGGTGCAGTGGCATTGACCGCAGGTTTTATTACCCTAGAAGCCGTGGTAAACCTAATCAGCTTTGGCGCATTGACGGCGTTCAGCTTTGTGAACCTATCAGTGATTTTCCACTATGCGTTCCGCAATAAGCTGATCCAAAGCGGTAAAGATGTGTTCAACTACATCGTCATTCCTGTGGCGGGTTTCATCAGCGTATTCTTGATGTGGCTTGAAGTGGACAGCACCACCTTTAAGGTCGGTCTGTTCTGGGCGGCGATCGGTTTTGTATGGCTTGGCATCAAAACTGGCGGTTTCAAAAAACCAGTCCCACAATTTAAAGAAGAAGATGTATAA
- a CDS encoding pteridine reductase, translating into MNKVALITGGAKRIGAKIGEVLHHAGFNVIIHYAKSERLADELAGTLNAIRPNSARIIKADLNIVDDKLALERFKNTAIALFGRVDVLVHNASSFYPSDFHDDWQTLQQHWQDLFLTNAKAPLFLSHAFGGELANNHGAIISLLDIHARDKPFVGYPIYNMAKSAHLGLVQSLALELAPRIRVNGVSPGVNIFPDDDQNSALNSSTKDALTCSIPLGKIGTPQDIAQTVLFLINAPYITGQVIAVDGGRSLTLKGG; encoded by the coding sequence ATGAATAAGGTCGCATTGATTACAGGCGGAGCAAAACGCATTGGGGCGAAGATTGGCGAAGTGTTGCACCATGCTGGCTTTAATGTCATCATTCACTATGCCAAAAGTGAGCGGCTGGCGGACGAGCTTGCAGGCACGCTAAACGCCATTCGCCCCAATTCTGCTCGTATCATCAAGGCGGATTTGAATATCGTTGATGACAAGCTGGCACTTGAACGGTTTAAAAACACCGCCATCGCTTTGTTTGGGCGGGTGGATGTATTGGTGCATAATGCGTCCAGTTTTTATCCAAGTGATTTTCATGATGACTGGCAAACGCTACAACAGCATTGGCAAGATTTGTTTTTAACCAATGCCAAAGCCCCCTTATTTTTAAGTCATGCTTTTGGGGGCGAGCTTGCCAACAATCATGGCGCCATCATCAGCCTGCTTGACATTCACGCACGAGACAAGCCCTTTGTCGGCTATCCGATTTATAACATGGCAAAGTCGGCTCATCTGGGGCTGGTGCAGTCGCTGGCATTAGAATTAGCTCCCCGCATTCGTGTCAATGGCGTCTCCCCTGGGGTAAATATTTTCCCCGATGACGACCAAAATTCAGCACTCAACTCATCAACCAAAGACGCCTTGACCTGCTCCATTCCGCTTGGTAAAATCGGCACGCCCCAAGACATCGCCCAAACCGTGCTGTTTCTCATCAACGCCCCTTACATCACAGGGCAAGTGATTGCGGTGGACGGTGGGCGCAGCTTGACCTTAAAAGGTGGGTAA
- a CDS encoding tRNA nucleotidyltransferase — MQVYLVGGAVRDALLGIAVQDKDFVVVGADFDTMKSLGFVQVGADFPVFLHPDTHFEYALARIERKNGTGYQGFATQTKGVTLADDLIRRDLTINALAIEVGGLFDDTPKTGQVVDFYGGVDDLNNKILRHISPAFCEDPLRILRTVRFLARYFERGFTIADETIVLMQTMAKAGELSHLSRERFWAESVKAMESGTGHYYWQFLKELNILPYFLAELDECFDDHQILQTVLKRLALAKNSPVAVQFAMLCSGYLDGLDNENLSKTLINQTAKQLNTPKYPVQIANLLTEFWGIFAQKPNTNNILRLIEKTKAHQGNTQTLKDTLTAIGMVQADLDIVKIDELLSHAIAMYKSVSIDDIDKNLTGKEIGLALNRLREQKITQLLSEYVYE, encoded by the coding sequence ATGCAAGTTTATCTCGTTGGCGGCGCGGTCAGAGACGCACTTTTGGGCATTGCCGTACAGGACAAGGATTTTGTCGTGGTCGGGGCGGATTTCGACACGATGAAATCGCTCGGCTTTGTGCAAGTGGGGGCGGATTTTCCTGTATTTTTGCACCCTGACACGCACTTTGAATACGCCCTTGCCCGCATTGAACGCAAAAACGGCACAGGCTATCAAGGCTTTGCCACCCAAACCAAAGGCGTAACGCTGGCGGACGACCTAATCCGCCGAGATTTGACCATCAACGCTCTTGCCATAGAAGTGGGTGGACTCTTTGACGATACGCCAAAAACTGGGCAAGTCGTTGATTTTTATGGCGGTGTTGATGATTTGAACAACAAAATCTTACGCCACATCTCGCCTGCTTTTTGTGAAGATCCTTTGCGGATTTTACGCACGGTGCGGTTTTTGGCTCGTTATTTTGAGCGGGGTTTTACAATCGCTGACGAAACCATTGTCTTAATGCAAACGATGGCAAAGGCTGGCGAGCTGTCACACCTAAGCCGTGAGCGGTTTTGGGCAGAAAGCGTCAAGGCGATGGAGAGTGGGACAGGGCATTATTATTGGCAATTTTTAAAAGAGCTGAACATTTTGCCGTATTTTTTGGCAGAATTGGACGAATGTTTTGATGATCATCAGATTTTGCAAACGGTGCTTAAGCGTCTAGCCTTGGCAAAAAACAGCCCAGTTGCCGTGCAGTTTGCGATGCTATGCAGTGGTTATTTAGATGGCCTAGACAATGAAAATTTATCCAAAACACTCATCAATCAGACCGCAAAGCAGTTAAACACGCCAAAATATCCTGTACAAATCGCCAATTTATTGACAGAATTTTGGGGAATTTTCGCCCAAAAACCAAACACCAATAATATTCTTAGACTCATAGAAAAAACCAAAGCCCATCAAGGCAACACGCAAACCCTAAAAGACACGCTCACTGCGATTGGCATGGTGCAGGCGGATTTGGACATCGTGAAAATTGATGAGCTTTTAAGCCACGCCATCGCCATGTATAAATCGGTGAGTATTGATGATATTGATAAAAATTTGACAGGCAAAGAGATTGGCTTGGCGTTAAATCGGCTTAGAGAACAAAAAATCACACAATTATTAAGCGAGTATGTTTATGAATAA
- a CDS encoding homoserine dehydrogenase, with protein MNKSINLAVLGLGTVGTGVVNLLKDNAGELARRSGHVINITHVGTRRHRDDIDATIKQSDDLLAIAAADDVDIVIEVIGGTDVAKDVIMHAIRHKKHVVTANKALLAKYGNEIFALADEYGVQVRYEAAVAGGIPIIKIIREALAANKIDWLAGIINGTGNFIMTEMQTKNRKFGEVLAEAQALGYAEADPTFDVEGIDAAHKLSLLASIAFGIPIQFDKVYCEGITKVSLQDVIYAKELGYNIKHLGFAIRRENGFELRVHPTLIPDTTLLANVHGVKNAVMVDAHPLGQSLYYGDGAGAGATASAVMADVMDLIYVITAATPSDVPHLAFVPEELSDTRILPSDEMTCGYYLRLTVKDELGVLADTTRILSDNGINIDAILQRDAHKSGLVPIIILTLPVLEKQMNTAIKQIEQLNAVTEPVVRIRLESLDE; from the coding sequence GTGAATAAATCCATCAATCTTGCCGTATTAGGTCTTGGCACTGTCGGTACTGGCGTGGTCAATCTATTAAAAGACAACGCAGGCGAACTGGCTCGCCGTAGTGGTCATGTCATCAACATCACTCATGTTGGCACACGCCGTCATCGTGATGACATTGATGCCACCATCAAACAAAGCGATGATTTGCTTGCCATCGCTGCCGCTGACGATGTGGATATTGTCATTGAAGTCATTGGTGGTACTGATGTCGCCAAAGATGTCATCATGCACGCCATCCGCCACAAAAAACATGTCGTTACCGCCAACAAAGCCCTGCTTGCCAAATACGGCAACGAGATTTTTGCCCTAGCAGATGAATACGGCGTACAAGTTCGTTATGAAGCGGCGGTTGCAGGTGGCATTCCTATCATCAAAATCATTCGTGAAGCCTTAGCCGCCAACAAAATTGACTGGCTGGCTGGTATCATCAACGGTACTGGCAACTTCATCATGACCGAAATGCAAACCAAAAACCGCAAATTCGGTGAAGTGCTTGCCGAAGCTCAAGCCCTAGGCTACGCCGAAGCCGATCCTACCTTTGATGTGGAAGGCATTGACGCGGCACACAAGCTGTCGCTACTGGCGTCTATCGCCTTTGGTATTCCCATTCAGTTTGACAAAGTGTACTGCGAAGGCATCACTAAGGTCAGCCTACAAGATGTCATCTATGCCAAAGAGCTGGGCTATAACATCAAGCACCTAGGCTTTGCCATTCGCCGTGAAAACGGCTTTGAACTGCGTGTGCATCCAACGCTCATTCCAGACACCACCTTGCTTGCCAATGTGCATGGCGTAAAAAATGCCGTGATGGTGGATGCTCACCCACTGGGGCAGTCGCTGTACTATGGCGATGGTGCTGGTGCTGGGGCAACAGCTTCTGCTGTCATGGCAGATGTGATGGATTTGATTTATGTCATCACTGCTGCCACCCCAAGCGATGTGCCGCATTTGGCATTCGTTCCAGAAGAGCTGTCAGACACTCGCATTCTGCCCAGCGATGAGATGACCTGTGGCTACTACCTGCGTCTGACTGTCAAAGATGAGCTTGGTGTATTGGCGGACACCACACGCATTTTAAGCGACAACGGCATTAACATTGACGCCATCTTGCAAAGAGACGCACACAAGTCAGGACTGGTGCCAATCATCATTCTCACCCTGCCTGTGCTAGAAAAACAAATGAACACCGCCATCAAGCAAATCGAACAGCTTAATGCCGTTACCGAACCTGTGGTACGCATTCGCCTAGAAAGCCTTGATGAATAA
- a CDS encoding DsbC family protein, producing the protein MRFLVSQASFRSDFSKSFLPRFLPRYGKSTIIIAALLSGFLSACDTKTANEKTADESAPAYTQNSAQPKLSTPPSQNDSTVVQALQQNLEKSDIALNVISAVATPIDGIYWATFDNSPPMFTDAKGEYLIQGQIARVGVEQPFDIVDEIQASLAKEQLSQVDASEMIIYPAKERLATVYVFTDPTCHYCQKLHKEIKEINAKGVEVRYLAWPRNEQFIQLAERVWCASDRQEALSLAKQGDDITAPACDNPVAKHMTLGHQIGVSGTPAIFTESGVQIGGYLPADELAKQAIAHKN; encoded by the coding sequence ATGCGTTTTTTAGTTTCTCAAGCCAGCTTTCGTTCAGATTTTAGCAAGTCTTTTTTGCCCAGATTTTTACCCAGATATGGCAAATCCACGATCATCATTGCCGCACTTTTGAGCGGCTTTCTAAGTGCTTGTGACACCAAGACCGCCAATGAAAAGACCGCCGATGAATCTGCGCCTGCTTACACCCAAAACAGCGCTCAGCCCAAGTTGTCCACCCCTCCCAGTCAAAATGACAGCACGGTGGTTCAAGCGCTACAACAAAACCTTGAAAAATCAGACATTGCGCTGAATGTCATTTCTGCCGTCGCCACGCCTATTGATGGCATTTATTGGGCGACATTTGACAACTCGCCGCCCATGTTTACAGATGCCAAGGGCGAATATCTCATTCAAGGACAGATCGCAAGAGTGGGCGTAGAACAGCCTTTTGACATCGTTGATGAAATCCAAGCAAGCCTTGCCAAAGAACAGCTCAGTCAAGTCGATGCCAGCGAAATGATCATCTACCCCGCCAAAGAGCGCTTGGCGACAGTCTATGTCTTTACCGACCCCACTTGCCATTATTGCCAAAAACTGCATAAAGAAATCAAAGAAATCAACGCAAAAGGCGTCGAAGTGCGCTATTTGGCCTGGCCTAGAAATGAGCAATTCATCCAGCTTGCCGAGCGTGTCTGGTGCGCAAGCGACCGTCAAGAAGCGCTGAGCCTTGCCAAACAAGGCGACGACATCACCGCCCCAGCATGCGACAATCCAGTGGCAAAGCACATGACGCTTGGTCATCAAATTGGTGTCAGTGGCACGCCTGCCATCTTTACCGAGTCTGGCGTACAAATTGGCGGTTATCTGCCAGCAGACGAGCTTGCCAAACAAGCCATCGCCCACAAAAACTGA